In a single window of the Trichoderma breve strain T069 chromosome 6, whole genome shotgun sequence genome:
- a CDS encoding nucleoporin FG repeat region domain-containing protein, protein MGLTFYEIDPSGDTLLILQNANAPFAVLPSSGPQAKQKASDSTPDDKTAGKAQDLDNKPKEEGSKPKDADSKPTVQMRLSSKHLTLASKYFQKLTANNWKESKEATPEFSYSYVINANDWDEKALLLLMNIIHGRTSKVPRYIDLELLAKMAVLVDYYQCHEVVAFFSQTWLSSIFIVIPRKGERDFMLRLVVCLVFSEIFNFQLLTKTIIWGATGPIDSLGLPIKQDIIDALNDSREYAIETVVAEFLKLRQRLCEDQMCSFECSSIHLGALLKAMSKMGLMDPIPTSPYPGHSLLALEQAIREIKEPTWETNCPESSASPKESAKTSEKPTPGQSSNDSDGTASTSTKNPFPPHAATAPRFGFPTTSSGGLFGNTTSAPTGSSSPFGNNANANATPTGGSSLFGNSTNATPSGGSTLFGNKATPTPTGGLFGNATTAPSGGLFGNATTAASGGFGTNASSGSLFGKPISSFPSGGLFGKPASSDPEDKTKSPPPRCSLAAKTSPIIEELFKTFNGLDLYDYVQKE, encoded by the exons ATGGGTTTGACCTTTTACGAAATCGACCCCAGTGGGGATACGCTTCTCATCCTCCAGAATGCAAATGCGCCATTTGCAGTTCTTCCATCATCAGGACCACAAGCAAAACAGAAAGCATCCGACTCAACTCCAGACGATAAAACAGCAGGCAAGGCGCAGGATTTAGACAACAAgccgaaagaagaaggcagcaaGCCCAAAGATGCAGACAGCAAACCGACAGTACAAATGCGCCTCTCGTCGAAGCATCTCACATTAGCATCCAAGTATTTCCAGAAATTGACCGCCAATAATTGGAAGGAGTCCAAGGAGGCCACGCCCGAGTTTAGCTATTCGTATGTCATCAACGCCAATGACTGGGACGAGAAGGCGCTGCTGCTTTTGATGAACATCATCCATGGGCGGACCTCAAAGGTTCCGCGATATATTGacctcgagctgcttgccaaGATGGCCGTTTTGGTCGATTACTACCAATGCCACGAGGttgtcgccttcttctcgcagACGTGGTTGAGCTCCATATTTATCGTTATTCCGAGGAAGGGAGAAAGAGACTTTATGCTCAGGCTTGTCGTATGCTTGGTGTTTTCAGAGATCTTTAACTTCCAGCTATTGACAAAGACGATTATATGGGGGGCCACTGGGCCTATTGATTCGCTTGGCCTACCAATCAAACAAGATATCATAG ACGCGCTCAACGACTCACGAGAGTATGCGATTGAGACTGTTGTAGCTGAATTTTTGAAATTGAGGCAGCGCCTGTGCGAGGATCAAATGTGCTCGTTCGAATGCTCCTCCATACATTTGGGCGCTCTCCTCAAGGCCATGTCCAAGATGGGCCTCATGGATCCGATCCCAACCAGCCCGTACCCAGGCCACAGCCTGTTGGCCCTGGAACAAGCCATCCGCGAAATCAAGGAGCCAACGTGGGAAACGAACTGCCCGGAGAGTTCTGCTTCCCCAAAGGAATCTGCGAAGACGTCTGAGAAACCTACACCGGGACAGTCCAGCAATGATTCTGATGGCACGGCATccacaagcacaaagaacCCTTTCCCTCCTCACGCCGCCACCGCTCCAAGGTTTGGTTTCCCTACTACTTCATCTGGAGGTCTGTTTGGCAATACCACTTCCGCTCCGACTGGAAGTTCAAGTCCATTTGGTAataatgccaatgccaatgccacccCGACTGGGGGTTCAAGTTTATTTGGCAACAGTACCAATGCCACTCCCTCTGGAGGCTCAACTTTATTCGGCAACAAGGCCACTCCTACTCCAACTGgtggcctctttggcaacGCTACTACAGCTCCCTCTGGGGGTCTTTTCGGCAATGCCACAACCGCTGCTTCTGGGGGATTTGGCACAAATGCTTCATCGGGGAGTCTCTTTGGTAAACCTATTTCATCGTTTCCATCGGGTGGTCTCTTTGGCAAACCCGCTTCGTCCGATCCTGAAGACAAAACTAAATCACCTCCTCCCCGCTGCAGTCTTGCTGCTAAAACGAGCCCAATCATTGAGGAGCTATTTAAAACATTCAATGGTCTAGATCTATATGACTATGTCCAAAAAGAGTGA
- a CDS encoding tetratricopeptide repeat domain-containing protein has product MDSRESSFKGLFHRVRGAFTRQGSSEGSGLQVVQDPEDAEIDIVAVHGLGGQGFKSWISLEGGKSKSWLEDLLAKDIPNARIMTYGYISDGANYRYLVRNVLYGRALDLVKELGSQRSRDGTNERPLFFIAHSLGGWIVKRALIISSEAIDAELKDIELSTCGVAFLGTLSPGRPLSPTPLAHVIRRTTSGFNDHPSSTRGQSMQAHDIEWLESQMEAFKAITAALPQLSFHETKRSEHGFVVEQRHSMSGSDGVQIGLSATHSGLIQFEGRDANYQTFVEKFREMIHKAKESGLLETKRKAFDHVTGFDIPYRLPGDPGVIIHRNSLLELVEASFKPSPDRQALNISIAGLWGDAGVGKTTLARDYAEVNKNELSFVFWIWAESWDTVVTSYLEFANNLVQYYSKNTDRTRVENELGLTGVEDMLKVKSIQQLDRLRVKAVVRAVKDWLMRPENDRWLLIFDNVEPSFDISDFIPLTLTGKIIQTSRDSSNCIWGKKLRIGPMMDEEAVELLRSAAGVESLGADSEGEAAYRLVRQLKCHPQSIAIAASTISKKGLEISQYQKELDSNMPLRILGSTLDQSSVTRTVLRVSAMLSYTVIPVALFSRPKEPKHTPARFTDAFAEIRAFQDANRLDDVLQYLFDQNFIQTASSDSPPPSATSSPSSPSASQDTNSSTTSFETFRLDPAAREYVRATLKDGEQKENAWLACNICVDGIREKETASSSLPEIHDFGRIMAPHAKTCYDDWSGILEHDEDDVAWQVLGNVCMTQGAIDQAIGCFELSLRQKSNLDAKERIETSLSLASLLQQAGQHEKSAEVLTNIDLASIDKALGFRVALAKVSAAAALGDFDYVEDQYEIIEHRQEAELGPTDAATVSTVQKLASTLEQLGKMEEAQALYRRVYISYQSMFGQSHPITVEALDELAHVSKESNAIDEAEALYKKSLEIKTRTLGADHPSTAHAMQKLAVIDDMRCRYEDAKTKYQKALDIMAASLGRAHPLYTATMENLALSCRWRAHSLGEEDETGSIISSGTDTPTRALRSRARRRLTLNSMNTITQAGHSNRYKEEAVLRDASRRRAFAEAEKLYLDVLAIKKSATELYREGEALETGSKLREMYESEPFFDDCRDEKVLALMGLLREMRRRGTL; this is encoded by the exons ATGGACTCGCGAGAGTCGTCCTTCAAGGGCTTATTCCATCGCGTACGGGGCGCCTTTACACGACAAGGAAGCTCAGAGGGAAGCGGCTTGCAGGTCGTGCAGGACccagaagatgcagaaaTAGA CATCGTGGCCGTTCATGGCCTTGGTGGACAAGGCTTTAAATCATGGATCTCGCTTGAGGGCGGCAAGTCCAAATCCTGGTTGGAGGACCTTCTCGCAAAGGATATTCCCAACGCAAGAATCATGACCTATGGCTATATTTCCGATGGAGCCAACTACCGGTATCTCGTACGCAACGTGCTTTATGGCAGGGCCTTGGACTTGGTCAAAGAGCTAGGGAGCCAACGCAGTCGTGATGGGACAAACGAACGACCACTATTCTTCATTGCGCATAGCTTAGGCGGGTGGATCGTCAAGCGCGCTCTCATAATCTCCAGCGAGGCTATAGATGCAGAGCTCAAAGACATTGAGCTGTCGACTTGTGGAGTTGCATTTTTGGGGACCTTGTCTCCTGGGAGACCACTATCGCCAACACCGCTTGCACATGTCATTCGAAGGACGACATCGGGGTTTAATGACCATCCAAGTTCTACTCGCGGGCAATCCATGCAGGCGCATGATATCGAATGGTTGGAAAGTCAGATGGAAGCGTTCAAGGCAATCACAGCGGCCCTGCCGCAGCTCTCCTTTCATGAGACGAAGCGGTCGGAGCATGGGTTTGTCGTCGAACAGCGGCATTCCATGTCTGGCTCAGATGGTGTGCAGATTGGCTTGTCCGCTACTCATTCGGGCTTGATTCAATTTGAGGGTCGCGATGCAAACTACCAGACGTTTGTAGAAAAGTTCCGCGAAATGATACATAAAGCCAAAGAATCCGGGCTATTGGAGACGAAGCGAAAGGCATTTGACCATGTGACGG GTTTCGATATTCCATACAGGCTGCCCGGTGACCCGGGCGTCATCATACATAGAAATAGTCTGCTCGAACTCGTCGAGGCGAGCTTCAAACCGTCCCCAGATCGGCAAGCCCTGAACATCAGTATCGCCGGCCTATGGGGAGATGCTGGCGTTGGCAAGACTACTCTTGCTAGGGACTACGCCGAGGTCAACAAGAACGAGCTttccttcgtcttctggATCTGGGCCGAGAGTTGGGATACAGTCGTTACGAGTTATCTGGAGTTTGCCAATAACCTGGTCCAGTACTACTCCAAGAACACTGATCGAACTCGAGTAGAAAACGAACTTGGACTCACAGGAGTCGAAGATATGCTCAAAGTAAAAAGCATTCAACAGTTAGATAGATTGAGAGTCAAGGCTGTGGTCCGAGCCGTCAAAGATTGGTTGATGAGACCTGAAAATGACCGATGGCTCCTCATTTTCGACAATGTTGAACCATCATTCGATATATCCGACTTCATTCCCCTCACGCTCACTGGTAAGATTATCCAGACTTCAAGGGATAGTAGCAACTGTATATGGGGAAAGAAATTGCGTATCGGGCCCatgatggatgaagaagcagtgGAACTGCTTCGTTCTGCGGCTGGGGTCGAGTCTTTGGGGGCCGACTCAGAAG GCGAAGCAGCGTATAGATTAGTACGGCAGCTCAAATGTCACCCTCAGAGCATAGCCATTGCTGCCTCTACTATCAGCAAAAAGGGACTCGAAATCTCCCAATACCAGAAGGAGCTTGATTCTAATATGCCGCTTCGGATACTAGGTTCCACGCTGGACCAGTCTTCCGTCACAAGAACAGTACTTCGTGTTAGCGCAATGCTTTCATACACAGTCATTCCTGTTGCCTTGTTCAGTCGGCCCAAAGAGCCAAAGCACACGCCTGCACGGTTTACGGATGCTTTTGCGGAAATTAGAG CATTTCAAGATGCAAACCGACTTGATGACGTTTTGCAATACCTTTTTGATCAAAACTTCATACAGACCGCTTCTTCTGattcaccaccaccgtcaGCAACTTCATCGCCCAGCTCACCCTCAGCATCGCAAGACACAAATTCCTCAACAACATCGTTTGAAACTTTTAGACTAGACCCTGCGGCCCGTGAATATGTGCGGGCAACActcaaagatggagaacaaaaggaaaacGCATGGCTGGCCTGCAACATCTGCGTAGATGGCATCCGGGAAAAGGAGACAGCTTCGTCGAGTCTACCGGAAATCCACGACTTTGGAAGAATCATGGCTCCCCACGCAAAGACTTGTTATGATGATTGGTCTGGGATTCTAGAAcacgatgaggatgacgtcGCATGGCAGGTATTGGGAAATGTATGCATGACACAAGGTGCGATAGACCAAGCTATTGGTTGCTTTGAACTTTCGCTACGACAAAAATCGAATTTGGATGCTAAAGAAAGGATCGAAACCTCCCTATCTCTTGCATCGCTGCTTCAACAAGCAGGACAACACGAAAAGAGCGCAGAAGTCTTGACGAATATTGACTTGGCGTCTATCGACAAAGCTCTTGGCTTCCGTGTGGCTCTGGCAAAAGTATCagccgctgctgccttgGGGGATTTTGATTATGTCGAGGACCAATATGAAATTATCGAGCACAGGCAAGAGGCAGAGCTTGGTCCAACAGATGCGGCGACTGTGAGCACGGTGCAAAAGCTCGCCTCTACGCTGGAACAGctggggaagatggaggaggcgcaGGCGTTATATCGTCGGGTATACATCTCCTACCAAAGTATGTTTGGACAGAGCCACCCCATTACCGTTGAAGCTCTCGATGAGCTTGCCCATGTATCCAAAGAGAGCAACGCGATAGACGAAGCCGAGGCGCTCTACAAAAAGTCGCTTGAGATCAAAACCAGGACCCTTGGAGCCGATCATCCTAGCACAGCTCATGCGATGCAGAAGCTGGCCGTTATTGATGATATGCGTTGTCGTTACGAAGATGCCAAGACAAAGTATCAAAAAGCTCTGGATATCATGGCCGCTTCACTGGGCAGAGCTCACCCTCTTTATACAGCTACGATGGAAAATCTAGCATTAAGCTGTCGCTGGCGAGCCCACTCATTgggagaggaagacgagacgGGTTCGATTATCTCGTCCGGAACAGATACCCCAACACGAGCTCTTCGTTCGCGAGCCCGACGCCGTTTAACGCTCAACTCGATGAATACCATCACTCAGGCAGGTCACTCAAACAGatacaaagaagaagccgtgCTTCGGGATGCTTCCCGCCGTCGGGCGTTTGCCGAGGCAGAAAAACTCTACCTCGATGTGCTTGCTATAAAGAAGTCGGCGACTGAACTGTACCGTGAAGGAGAGGCCCTTGAGACGGGATCCAAGTTGCGAGAGATGTATGAGAGTGAGCCATTTTTCGACGATTGTCGGGATGAAAAAGTCTTGGCTTTGATGGGGCTTTTGCgagagatgagaaggagagggaCATTATAA
- a CDS encoding calcineurin-like phosphoesterase domain-containing protein, with translation MTRRIVRTLTQLGAVAFITTIIIFFLDRNYRVLPNALHNYMPSHHPGLVVTDITIATCSSLKPFSSCELNPNEWHRIEKELYLGKTWTSSAYLHVRRKHEEELTAEDEVVVGVSVGSLNPGDVSDGNEHWEPRPGGIWLKRSRNKKSSDSDAAVTDVDVIFGDDATEARNGWGIVGRPLHLGTGGNLLSAHLTVRRGPPHEVKKPKPRIPDNGRFKIMQVGDLHLSTGVGECRDAVPDGYKGGKCEADPRTLDFLTKMLDEEKPDLVILSGDQVNGDTAPDAPSAIYKYASLLIERKIPYAAIFGNHDDEKSMSREAQMALMETLPYSLSRAGPVDVDGVGNYYIEVLARGHNDHSALTIYLLDTHSYSPDERHYPGYDWVKPNQIDWFKKTSASLKKNHDGYTHRHMDIAFIHIPLTEYADWDKPRVGEWKEGVTAPVFNTGFHDALIAEGVVMVSAGHDHVNDYCSLSSHGDETKSFLPGWEEKLPLLSEKKPDDVQKVPAMWMCYSGGIGFGGYAGYDGYVRRLRLFEVDTEEARITTWKRVEYGDTQARIDQQILVEAGKAYFAPPPPPPPEEQQQQQQ, from the exons ATGACGCGACGTATT GTTCGCACGCTCACGCAGCTGGGCGCCGTTGCATTCATCACcacaatcatcatcttcttcctcgatcGCAACTACAGAGTCCTCCCCAATGCTCTCCACAACTACATGCCCTCCCACCATCCTGGCCTGGTAGTCACCGACATTACCATTGCGACCTGCTCCAGCCTCAAGCCCTTTTCCTCCTGCGAACTGAACCCCAACGAGTGGCACCGCATCGAGAAGGAACTATACCTGGGCAAGACGTGGACATCGAGCGCATACCTCCACGTCCGTCGCAAGCACGAAGAGGAGTTGAcggctgaagatgaggttgTCGTCGGCGTCTCTGTCGGATCGCTAAATCCCGGAGACGTCTCTGACGGGAACGAGCACTGGGAACCCCGGCCGGGTGGCATATGGCTGAAGCGCTCTAGAAATAAAAAGTCGAGCGACTCGGATGCTGCTGTGACGGATGTCGATGTCATCTTTGGCGACGACGCAACTGAGGCGCGCAACGGATGGGGGATTGTTGGACGACCTTTGCATCTTGGCACTGGTGGGAATCTCCTTAGCGCACATCTGACTGTGCGGAGGGGACCTCCCCATGAGGtgaagaagccgaagcctaGAATTCCCGACAATGGACGGTTTAAAATCATGCAAGTGGGAGACTTGCACCTCAGCACCGGCGTTGGAGAGTGTCGAGATGCTGTCCCAGATGGCTACAAGGGGGGCAAATGCGAGGCTGACCCCAGGACCCTCGATTTCCTTACCAAGATGCTTGACGAAGAGAAGCCTGACTTGGTCATCTTGAGCGGCGACCAGGTTAATGGAGATACAGCCCCTGATGCACCTTCG GCCATATATAAATACGCCTCTCTCCTGATTGAGCGCAAAATACCCTATGCCGCCATTTTCGGCAACCATGACGACGAAAAGTCCATGTCGCGCGAAGCCcagatggccttgatggagaCGCTGCCATACTCCCTATCCCGAGCCGGGCccgtcgacgtcgacggcgtCGGCAACTACTACATCGAAGTCTTGGCCCGTGGCCACAACGACCACTCCGCCTTGACCATCTATCTCCTCGACACACACTCTTATTCCCCGGATGAGCGTCACTACCCCGGCTATGACTGGGTGAAGCCGAACCAGATTGACTGGTTCAAGAAAACGAGCGCAAGTCTCAAAAAGAACCATGATGGATATACCCATCGGCATATGGACATTGCCTTTATTCACATTCCACTTACCGAGTATGCGGATTGGGATAAGCCCCGTGTGGGAGAATGGAAAGAAGGCGTCACTGCACCCGTCTTTAACACTGGATTCCACGATGCTCTCATTGCCGAGGGCGTCGTCATGGTCAGCGCCGGACA CGACCACGTCAACGACTActgctccctctcctcccacgGCGACGAGACCAAATCCTTCCTCCCCGGCTGGGAAGAGAAACTGCCCCTCTtgtcggagaagaagcccgacGACGTCCAAAAGGTGCCCGCCATGTGGATGTGCTACTCCGGCGGCATCGGCTTCGGCGGATACGCCGGCTACGACGGGTACGTCCGCCGCCTGCGCCTCTTCGAGGTCGACACCGAGGAGGCCCGCATCACGACGTGGAAGAGGGTCGAGTACGGCGATACCCAGGCGCGCATTGATCAGCAGATTCTTGTGGAGGCTGGGAAGGCGTATtttgcgccgccgccgccaccgcctccggaggagcagcagcagcagcagcagtga
- a CDS encoding SAP domain-containing protein, with protein sequence MADYTALKVPELKKLLAEKKLPQTGNKADLIARLQEDDKKNATASAPKADKPAESKEDEINYSDDEPSAASKPEKEQAAKPAEKPAAEPAAAAAAPTDKDEAKPAEESGDKGADEPAEAKEPAPSFAIGLSSTTADEELRKRVERAKRFGTELDDETKKLAERAKRFGVDDSELATGLDSALPERPLKRGRDRKEGDGNRPGKRRNQDRREQQPSGNERRSGRNKGNQNQGGKGSGKPKFSSIIEDPAEKAKAEKRAARFAAA encoded by the exons ATGGCCGATTACACTGCCCTCAAGGTgccggagctgaagaagctcctggcggaaaagaagctgccgcAGACGGGCAACAAGGCCGACCTCATTGCGCGCCTGCAggaggacgacaagaagaacgcTACCGCGTCAGCACCCAAAGCCGACAAGCCTG CTGAGTCCAAGGAGGACGAAATCAACTATAGCGACGATGAACCCTCTGCCGCCTCAAAACCTGAGAAGGAACAGGCAGCCAAGCCCGCAGAGAAGCCCGCCGCAGAACCCGCCGCCGCAGCTGCTGCTCCGACAGACAAGGACGAGGCCAAGCCCGCCGAGGAATCCGGCGACAAGGGCGCCGACGAGCCAGCAGAGGCCAAGGAGCCCGCGCCGTCGTTTGCCATCGGGCTCTCGtccaccaccgccgacgaggagcttAGGAAGCGCGTCGAGCGGGCCAAGCGCTTCGGCACCGagctcgacgacgagacTAAGAAGCTGGCCGAGCGGGCGAAGCGCTTCGGCGTCGACGACTCGGAGCTGGCCACCGGGCTCGACTCCGCGCTGCCCGAGAGGCCGCTGAAGCGTGGCCGTGACCGCAAAGAGGGCGACGGCAACAGGCCCGGCAAGCGACGCAACCAGGACCGCAGGGAGCAGCAGCCCTCGGGCAACGAGAGACGCAGCGGCCGCAACAAGGGCAATCAGAACCAGGGCGGCAAGGGCTCCGGCAAGCCCAAGTTCAGCAGCATCATAGAGGATCCTGCTGAGAAggcaaaggccgagaagcGAGCTGCCCGATTTGCTGCAGCGtaa